One genomic window of Stigmatopora nigra isolate UIUO_SnigA chromosome 13, RoL_Snig_1.1, whole genome shotgun sequence includes the following:
- the atg9a gene encoding autophagy-related protein 9A — MAHFDTEYQRLEASYSDSPPGEENLLMHVTEGTKSHWHHIENLDLFFQRVYNLHQKNGFMCMLLGEFFELVQLLFVVGFTVFLANCVDYDILFANKFVNHTDSSKVTLPDAFVPMDVCSARIRNNGLVIFVLIISGVFWLHRLVKFIYNVCCYWEIRSFYIHALKMTMSELPYATWQEVQARIVESQKEHQICIHKKELTELDVYHRILRFKNYMVALVNKSLLPVRFGLPLLGEVVFFSRGLKYNFELIFFWGPGSLFENEWSLKSEYKRGGNRLELADRLASRILWIGIANLLLCPVILVWQILYAFFSYTEVIKREPGSLGARCWSLYGRCYLRHFNELDHELMSRLSKGYKPASKYMNCFLSPLLTVVAKNVAFFAGSLLAVLIALTIYDEDVLAVEHVLSSVTLLGVCITVCRSFIPDKHMVFCPEQLLRVILAHIHYMPDHWQGNAHRYETRDQFSQVFQYKAMFILEELLSPVITPLILIFCLRRKSLEIIDFFRNFTVEVVGVGDTCSFAQMDVRQHGHPAWMSAGKTEASVYQQAEDGKTELSLMHFAITNPQWQPPRETTHFISQLKERVQREATGAPSSESEPRSLMANFPATPTALASVHFGRDALPGGHTTAAAALRSLSPISAGPHLAGSFSAAYRTAGPLSRTMTGSGGLDATTVSSGSSAWEAQLSSLVLSEYASTEMSVHALYIHELHKQQSRGDSLSRHTWHRQESDESSDGGVPDEVKSILGSRHERFPRSHTFPTAAPGPPAAITSSSSDGAVVGPEGASAVPRGGDRRPRYDALGAVGKTTRSARSPMGGWAEEPPSQSAPRRHESLPEESSEDELPPHLHKVC, encoded by the exons ATGGCCCACTTCGATACGGAGTACCAGAGGTTGGAGGCGTCGTACAGCGACTCCCCGCCGGGCGAGGAGAACCTGTTGATGCACGTCACCGAGGGCACTAAAT CCCACTGGCATCACATTGAGAACCTGGACTTGTTCTTCCAGCGA GTTTATAATTTGCATCAGAAGAATGGATTCATGTGTATGCTGCTGGGAGAGTTCTTCGAGCTAGT TCAGTTGCTGTTTGTGGTGGGCTTCACGGTGTTCCTGGCCAACTGCGTGGACTACGACATCCTTTTCGCCAACAAGTTTGTCAACCACACGGATTCATCCAAGGTCACCCTACCCGATGCTTTCGTTCCCATGGACGTCTGCAGCGCACG AATCCGTAACAACGGCCTGGTGATCTTCGTGTTGATCATCTCTGGGGTGTTTTGGCTTCACCGCCTGGTCAAATTCATCTACAACGTCTGCTGTTACTGGGAGATCCGATCCTTCTACAttcatgctctgaaaatgaCAATG tcgGAACTGCCGTACGCTACCTGGCAAGAAGTTCAAGCCAGGATCGTGGAAAGCCAAAAGGAACACCAGATCTGCATTCATAAGAAAGAGTTGACGGAGTTGGACGTTTACCACCGCATTCTTCGCTTCAAAAACTACATG GTGGCCTTGGTGAACAAATCTCTGCTTCCGGTGCGCTTTGGACTTCCTCTACTGGGGGAGGTTGTGTTCTTCAGCAGGGGACTCAAGTACAACTTTGAACTCATCTTCTTTTGGGGACCAG GCTCTCTGTTTGAAAACGAATGGAGTCTGAAGTCGGAGTACAAGCGAGGAGGAAACCGGCTGGAACTGGCCGACAGATTGGCCTCGCGTATTCTTTGGATCGGAATCGCCAACCTCCTCTTGTGTCCCGTCATCTTAGTCTGGCAGATCCTCTACGCTTTCTTCAGCTACACCGAG GTCATCAAGCGAGAACCGGGTTCCCTCGGGGCACGATGCTGGTCACTTTACGGTCGATGCTACCTGCGCCACTTCAACGAGTTGGATCACGAGTTGATGTCCAGGCTCAGTAAAGGTTATAAG CCGGCTTCCAAGTACATGAACTGCTTCCTGTCTCCGCTTCTGACCGTGGTGGCCAAGAACGTGGCTTTTTTCGCCGGTTCCCTCCTGGCCGTCTTGATCGCCCTGACCATCTACGACGAGGACGTGCTCGCCGTCGAACACGTCTTGTCCTCCGTCACCCTGCTGGGCGTCTGCATCACTGTCTGCAG GTCATTTATCCCGGATAAACACATGGTGTTTTGTCCCGAGCAGCTTTTACGAGTCATCTTGGCTCACATTCATTACATGCCTGACCACTGGCAGGGAAACGCCCATCGGTACGAGACAAGGGACCAATTTTCTCAAGTCTTCCAGTACAAAGCT ATGTTTATCTTGGAGGAGTTGCTGAGTCCGGTGATCACGCCCCTCATCCTCATCTTCTGCCTGAGAAGAAAATCGCTAGAGATCATCGACTTTTTCCGCAATTTCACCGTAGAAGTGGTGGGTGTGGGAGACACTTGCTCCTTCGCCCAGATGGACGTGAGACAACATGGCCACCCTGCG TGGATGTCTGCGGGCAAGACGGAGGCTTCGGTTTACCAGCAGGCGGAGGACGGCAAGACGGAGTTGTCCCTGATGCATTTCGCCATCACCAACCCGCAATGGCAACCCCCGCGGGAAACCACGCACTTTATCAGCCAGCTGAAGGAACGAGTTCAGCGAGAAGCCACTGGGGCGCCATCATCCGAATCCGAG CCAAGAAGCCTGATGGCCAATTTCCCGGCGACGCCCACCGCTCTGGCTTCAGTGCATTTTGGCCGGGACGCCTTACCGGGCGGTCAcaccacggcggcggcggccttgCGCTCTCTTTCTCCCATAAGCGCCGGTCCTCACCTGGCAGGCAGCTTCAGCGCGGCGTACCGGACCGCCGGACCACTGAGCAGGACGATGACCGGCTCCGGCGG gTTGGACGCCACAACGGTCAGTTCAGGCAGCAGCGCGTGGGAGGCCCAATTGAGCAGTTTGGTCCTGTCCGAGTACGCCTCCACGGAAATGAGCGTCCACGCGCTTTACATACATGAA ctGCACAAACAGCAATCCCGTGGCGACTCCCTCTCCCGCCACACCTGGCACCGGCAAGAGAGCGACGAAAGCAGCGACGGCGGCGTCCCAGACGAAGTCAAAAGCATTCTGGGCTCCCGCCACGAACGCTTCCCGCGCTCGCACACCTTCCCCACGGCAGCGCCCGGTCCCCCCGCCGCCATCACCTCTTCGTCTTCCGACGGCGCCGTCGTCGGCCCCGAGGGGGCGTCTGCGGTGCCGCGGGGCGGAGACCGGCGCCCACGCTACG ATGCTTTAGGCGCGGTGGGAAAGACGACTAGGTCCGCCCGCTCGCCGATGGGCGGCTGGGCAGAAGAGCCGCCATCCCAATCGGCGCCACGCCGTCACGAGTCGCTCCCGGAGGAGAGTTCTGAGGACGAGTTGCCGCCGCACTTACACAAG gtttgttAG